Proteins from a genomic interval of Thermoanaerobaculia bacterium:
- a CDS encoding SpoIID/LytB domain-containing protein, translating into MKRQLRPGAVGLALLAAMVALLAGGSCARAGKRAELPPVAPAANDAVGAAAAGAEAASDSAVPVPPLPEPAAPAPAPAPAKPTAALTRPLSGWVRIGLATDLETLTLPCCEGELSVDVGGNRLDVASPMRIRPAATSVGGSFFRVQIAALKDELQAKELARRLGKLAAEPADARFDAQAGIYRVRLGRYADRAAAEEAGRRLVRFGVDRSWIVSEGGELAEAALELAHRGKSYRVEGRRFVLEAPSDSGVRWEGRRYRGRLEVYLNDRGRLNLVNELPIEQYLRGVVPRELGPGAYPELEALKAQSIAARSYTLRNLGEFADEGYDLCGTPRCQVYGGMDDEHPLSDRAIRETAGEILAYAGQPIDALYSATCGGHTENVEVIFPLKRAPYLRGVPCIEAGEVRLRSTSRGGPSLALPRVILERVLPGLPAELASAPELERGLVRLADAAGLATPVDRLAALDRREVQRFLGSMFDLAADARLFVRAEELGYLVANPPPGWNAEDRRLAAYLVKSGLLAAPPAADATSARAVVTPREAEELLVHLALFLRLVERREASFSKVAESSGVVGRGELVARDNGAELHLAIPADLATFRTEAGAMRPGDLVLEAGDTLHLYLVGGGLVAVEQEVDARGTSFDRTHNLSSWTRFRSDSDLRASVASRLPGFEFRSFDVLLRGVSGRVGKIRLMGRDAETVEVEGLAVRWTLDVPDTLFTARRLTPEKGVPGWQFSGRGWGHGVGLCQVGSYGMARRGHDYRAILGHYYGGAMLQKIAYAAPALAAQPRIVPVVAVVSVVSDHPLVPLDPPPIAAPEAAR; encoded by the coding sequence GTGAAACGGCAACTGCGCCCGGGCGCCGTCGGACTTGCCCTGCTCGCCGCGATGGTGGCGCTCCTCGCAGGCGGCTCCTGCGCGCGCGCCGGCAAGCGAGCCGAGCTTCCCCCGGTCGCGCCGGCAGCGAACGACGCCGTTGGCGCAGCGGCGGCCGGAGCGGAGGCGGCCAGTGACTCGGCCGTCCCGGTGCCGCCCCTGCCAGAACCCGCCGCTCCCGCGCCGGCTCCCGCGCCTGCGAAACCGACCGCCGCGCTGACCCGGCCGCTCTCCGGTTGGGTGCGGATCGGCCTGGCGACCGACCTCGAAACCCTGACGCTGCCCTGCTGCGAGGGCGAGCTCTCGGTGGATGTCGGCGGCAACCGGCTCGACGTCGCCTCGCCGATGCGGATTCGCCCCGCGGCGACCAGCGTCGGCGGCTCCTTTTTCCGCGTGCAGATCGCCGCGCTCAAGGACGAGCTGCAGGCGAAAGAGCTCGCCCGCCGCCTCGGAAAGCTCGCCGCCGAGCCCGCCGACGCGCGCTTCGATGCCCAGGCCGGAATCTACCGCGTGCGCCTCGGCCGCTATGCCGACCGGGCGGCGGCGGAAGAGGCGGGCCGCCGTCTGGTGCGCTTCGGGGTGGACCGGTCATGGATCGTCTCCGAAGGGGGGGAGTTGGCCGAGGCGGCGCTCGAGCTCGCCCATCGGGGCAAGAGCTACCGCGTCGAGGGCCGCCGTTTCGTCCTCGAGGCGCCCTCGGACTCCGGTGTGCGCTGGGAAGGCCGGCGCTATCGCGGGCGGCTGGAGGTCTACTTGAACGACCGCGGGCGCCTGAACCTGGTGAACGAGCTGCCGATCGAGCAGTACCTGCGCGGTGTCGTGCCGCGGGAGCTCGGCCCCGGCGCCTACCCGGAGCTCGAAGCGCTCAAGGCCCAGTCGATCGCGGCCCGCAGCTATACGCTGCGCAACCTCGGAGAGTTCGCCGACGAGGGCTACGACCTCTGCGGCACGCCGCGTTGCCAGGTGTACGGTGGCATGGACGACGAGCACCCGCTTTCCGACCGTGCGATCCGGGAGACTGCGGGCGAGATCCTCGCCTACGCTGGACAGCCCATCGATGCGCTCTACAGTGCGACCTGCGGCGGCCATACCGAGAACGTCGAAGTCATCTTCCCGCTCAAGCGCGCCCCTTACCTGCGCGGCGTGCCGTGCATCGAAGCCGGCGAGGTGAGGTTGCGCTCGACCTCTCGGGGCGGGCCGTCGCTGGCGTTGCCGCGGGTGATTCTCGAGCGCGTGCTGCCGGGGCTGCCGGCCGAGCTCGCGAGTGCGCCGGAGCTCGAACGGGGTCTCGTGCGGCTGGCCGACGCCGCTGGCCTCGCGACGCCGGTGGATCGGCTCGCGGCGCTCGACCGGCGCGAGGTGCAGCGGTTTCTGGGCTCGATGTTCGATCTCGCGGCCGACGCGCGCCTCTTCGTGCGTGCCGAGGAGCTCGGCTATCTGGTCGCGAACCCGCCGCCCGGCTGGAACGCCGAGGACCGGCGTCTCGCCGCCTATCTGGTCAAGAGCGGGTTGCTCGCCGCACCGCCAGCTGCGGATGCCACGTCGGCGAGGGCGGTGGTGACGCCGCGCGAGGCGGAGGAGCTGCTCGTGCATCTCGCACTTTTCCTGCGCCTCGTCGAACGGCGCGAGGCGAGCTTCTCGAAAGTGGCCGAAAGCAGCGGCGTCGTCGGACGCGGCGAGCTGGTGGCACGCGACAACGGCGCCGAGCTCCATCTGGCGATCCCTGCCGATCTCGCGACGTTCCGCACCGAGGCAGGAGCGATGCGGCCGGGCGACCTGGTGCTGGAGGCCGGCGACACCCTGCACCTCTATCTCGTCGGCGGCGGGCTCGTCGCCGTGGAACAAGAGGTGGATGCGCGCGGCACGAGCTTCGACCGCACCCACAACCTCTCGAGCTGGACGCGCTTCCGCAGCGACAGCGACCTCAGGGCGTCGGTGGCGAGCCGTCTGCCCGGCTTCGAGTTCCGCAGCTTCGACGTGCTGCTGCGCGGCGTCTCCGGGCGCGTCGGCAAGATCCGGCTCATGGGCAGGGATGCGGAGACGGTCGAGGTCGAGGGTCTCGCCGTGCGCTGGACGCTCGACGTGCCCGACACTCTGTTCACCGCACGGCGGCTCACGCCGGAGAAGGGGGTGCCGGGTTGGCAGTTTTCGGGGCGCGGCTGGGGCCACGGCGTCGGTCTCTGCCAGGTCGGCTCTTACGGCATGGCGCGGCGGGGCCATGACTATCGCGCCATCCTCGGCCACTACTATGGCGGCGCGATGTTGCAGAAGATCGCCTACGCGGCGCCGGCGCTCGCCGCGCAGCCGCGCATCGTTCCGGTCGTTGCGGTCGTTTCGGTCGTTTCGGACCATCCGCTCGTTCCGCTCGACCCGCCGCCGATTGCCGCTCCGGAAGCGGCGCGGTAG
- a CDS encoding acyl-CoA dehydrogenase family protein — protein sequence MDFALTEEQRAIRDMARKFALAEVDPIVDEIDEAQRFPIEVMRRAADLGFLGIIFPEEYGGAGLGYLEYVLVVTELSKVDPSVGISIAAHNSLGTNHIYKFGSPEQRERWVKPLATGQKIAAWALTEPGSGSDAAGLRTSARKVDGGWILNGSKAFCTHGTVGEIAVVLAISDPEGRKGRNVSAFVLEKGMPGFRAGKKENKLGIRASDTAELVLEECFVPDSHLLGKPGEGFRQALAVLDGGRISIAALGLGTAIGAYETALAYSKQREQFGQPIAEFQAIRFALAEMATRIAAAEALTFAAATEMDNTGKVTLKASEAKLMTGEAAVFCSERGVQIHGGYGFIKDYRAEKYYRDAKICTIGEGTSEVQRLVIARELLQA from the coding sequence ATGGACTTTGCCCTCACCGAAGAACAGCGCGCCATTCGTGACATGGCGCGAAAATTCGCCCTTGCCGAGGTCGATCCGATCGTCGACGAGATCGACGAAGCGCAACGCTTCCCGATCGAGGTGATGCGCAGGGCCGCCGACCTGGGCTTTCTCGGCATCATCTTCCCGGAGGAGTACGGCGGCGCCGGCCTCGGCTACCTCGAGTACGTCCTGGTCGTGACCGAGCTCTCCAAAGTCGATCCGTCGGTCGGCATCAGCATCGCCGCCCACAACTCGCTCGGCACCAACCACATCTACAAGTTCGGCAGCCCCGAGCAGCGGGAGCGCTGGGTCAAGCCGCTCGCTACCGGTCAGAAGATCGCCGCCTGGGCCCTGACCGAACCCGGCTCGGGCTCCGACGCGGCGGGTCTCCGCACGTCGGCCCGCAAAGTGGACGGCGGCTGGATCCTGAATGGCTCGAAGGCGTTCTGCACCCATGGCACGGTGGGCGAGATCGCGGTGGTGCTGGCGATCTCCGACCCCGAGGGACGCAAGGGGCGCAACGTCTCGGCTTTCGTCCTCGAGAAGGGGATGCCAGGCTTCCGCGCCGGCAAGAAGGAGAACAAGCTCGGCATTCGCGCTTCCGACACCGCGGAGCTCGTGCTCGAAGAGTGCTTCGTCCCCGACTCCCATCTCCTCGGAAAGCCGGGCGAGGGATTTCGCCAGGCGCTCGCGGTACTCGACGGCGGCCGCATCTCGATCGCGGCGCTCGGCCTGGGAACGGCGATCGGCGCCTACGAAACGGCGCTTGCCTATTCCAAGCAGCGTGAACAGTTCGGCCAGCCGATCGCCGAGTTTCAGGCGATCCGCTTCGCGCTCGCCGAGATGGCGACGCGCATCGCTGCCGCCGAAGCGCTGACGTTCGCCGCCGCTACCGAGATGGACAACACCGGCAAAGTGACTCTCAAGGCTTCCGAGGCCAAGCTGATGACCGGCGAGGCGGCCGTCTTCTGCAGCGAGCGCGGCGTTCAGATTCACGGTGGCTACGGCTTCATCAAGGACTACCGCGCCGAGAAGTACTACCGCGACGCCAAGATCTGCACGATCGGCGAAGGCACCAGCGAAGTGCAGCGGCTGGTGATCGCCCGCGAGCTCCTTCAGGCATGA
- the meaB gene encoding methylmalonyl Co-A mutase-associated GTPase MeaB, whose product MSREPFRDLSAEGLEDLLARLGRRETRAVARAISIVERGGRGQAELLGRVYAATGRARVVGITGPPGAGKSTLVDRLAQECRRRGETVGILCVDPTSPFTGGALLGDRIRMQGLATDPGVFIRSMATRGAMGGLARATRDAADLLDAAGFDWVIIETVGVGQDEIDVVSSVDTVLVVAVPGLGDDIQAIKAGILEIADIFVLNKADRDGADRVAHDLEMMLSLGHHGHAGHRGFHDADPHGHHGLQEGDEDDAAEAQPARYWMPPILRTVASRGEGIAPLLAAIERHRSHLAESGELATRRRGQLKLRVATILKERVLAAARQHAGFELAIERGHALRIDPYALSAELFSGVLKAEAARSDFGGSE is encoded by the coding sequence ATGAGCCGGGAGCCGTTCCGGGACCTCTCGGCCGAGGGTCTCGAGGATCTTCTCGCCCGGCTGGGTCGGCGCGAGACGCGCGCCGTCGCGCGGGCGATCTCGATCGTCGAGCGTGGAGGTCGCGGGCAGGCGGAGCTCCTCGGACGGGTCTACGCGGCGACCGGAAGGGCCCGGGTAGTCGGTATCACCGGCCCGCCGGGCGCCGGCAAGAGCACTCTCGTCGATCGCCTGGCGCAGGAGTGCCGGCGGCGCGGCGAGACGGTCGGCATCCTCTGTGTCGATCCGACCTCGCCGTTCACCGGCGGGGCGCTGCTCGGCGACCGGATCCGCATGCAGGGTCTGGCGACCGACCCGGGAGTCTTCATCCGCTCGATGGCGACGCGCGGCGCCATGGGAGGCCTGGCGCGGGCGACGCGCGATGCCGCCGATCTTCTCGACGCCGCAGGGTTCGACTGGGTGATCATCGAGACAGTCGGGGTGGGCCAGGACGAGATCGACGTGGTGTCGAGCGTGGATACGGTCCTGGTCGTCGCGGTGCCCGGACTGGGTGACGACATCCAGGCGATCAAGGCGGGGATCCTCGAGATCGCCGACATCTTCGTGCTCAACAAGGCCGACCGCGACGGTGCCGACCGGGTCGCGCACGACCTCGAGATGATGCTCTCGCTGGGGCATCACGGACATGCCGGGCACCGCGGCTTCCACGACGCCGACCCGCATGGTCACCATGGGCTGCAGGAGGGCGATGAAGACGACGCAGCCGAGGCGCAGCCAGCAAGATACTGGATGCCGCCGATCCTGCGCACCGTCGCGAGCCGCGGCGAAGGCATCGCCCCCCTCCTCGCCGCCATCGAGCGCCACCGTTCCCATCTCGCGGAGTCGGGGGAGCTTGCGACGCGCCGGCGCGGCCAGCTGAAGCTCCGGGTGGCGACGATCCTCAAGGAGCGCGTGCTCGCTGCCGCTCGCCAGCATGCCGGCTTCGAACTCGCCATCGAACGCGGCCACGCTCTGCGTATCGATCCCTATGCGCTTTCGGCGGAGCTCTTCTCGGGAGTGCTCAAGGCCGAAGCGGCGCGTTCGGACTTCGGGGGGAGTGAATGA
- the mce gene encoding methylmalonyl-CoA epimerase yields MIQRIDHIGIAVVSIAAARVFYEAMGLVVEAIEEVPQEGVRVAMIRCGESKIELLEATSPDSAIARFLEKRGPGIHHLCFASDDLQRDDRMLRDAGVLLLRPEPTQGAGGCWVQFVHPKSAGGVLVELSQGEHA; encoded by the coding sequence ATGATCCAGCGTATCGACCACATCGGCATCGCGGTGGTCTCGATCGCCGCGGCGCGCGTCTTCTACGAGGCGATGGGCCTCGTGGTGGAGGCGATCGAGGAGGTTCCGCAGGAGGGCGTGCGCGTCGCCATGATTCGCTGCGGCGAGTCGAAGATCGAGCTCCTCGAAGCGACTTCGCCCGACTCGGCGATCGCCCGCTTCCTCGAAAAGCGCGGCCCCGGCATCCACCACCTCTGCTTTGCCTCGGACGACCTCCAGCGCGACGACCGGATGCTGCGCGACGCCGGAGTGCTCCTCCTCCGGCCGGAGCCGACTCAGGGTGCCGGCGGCTGCTGGGTGCAGTTCGTCCACCCGAAGAGCGCCGGCGGTGTTCTGGTCGAGCTCTCGCAAGGGGAGCACGCGTGA
- the carA gene encoding glutamine-hydrolyzing carbamoyl-phosphate synthase small subunit gives MTPIRPALLVLEDGSVHEGRAVARGTRFGEVVFNTAMSGYQEVLTDPSYRGQIVVMTQPHIGNYGMNPGNAESERIWVEGFIARQFTAVPSNFASEGGLVADLQKSGVPALDGIDTRALVRKLRERGALRGVLTTERSDVAALVAEVREFPVMTGRALVDEVTCSAAYELPVDAGVEELCHLAVLDFGIKRNILRSLSARGARLTVLPARTPAADVLALDVDGIVLSNGPGDPEPLVDVIAAVRELADSGLPTFGICLGHQLLGLAMGGRTFKLKFGHHGGNQPVVDLATRAVTITSQNHGFAVDPDSLPRGCVATEINLNDGTVEAFAVTGRPILSVQYHPEAAPGPHDASPLFGRFLDLVAARAHGARTARV, from the coding sequence ATGACCCCCATTCGCCCCGCCCTGCTCGTGCTCGAAGACGGCTCGGTCCATGAAGGGCGCGCCGTCGCCCGCGGCACGCGTTTTGGAGAGGTGGTCTTCAACACCGCCATGAGCGGTTACCAGGAGGTCCTTACCGACCCCTCCTATCGCGGGCAGATCGTCGTCATGACGCAGCCGCACATCGGCAACTACGGCATGAACCCAGGAAACGCCGAGTCGGAGCGCATCTGGGTGGAAGGCTTCATCGCCCGCCAGTTCACCGCTGTGCCCTCGAACTTCGCCAGCGAAGGCGGGCTGGTCGCCGACCTGCAGAAGAGCGGCGTTCCGGCGCTCGACGGCATCGACACCCGGGCGCTGGTCCGCAAGCTCCGCGAGCGCGGCGCCCTGCGCGGCGTCCTGACGACCGAACGCAGCGACGTCGCGGCACTCGTCGCAGAGGTGCGGGAGTTCCCGGTCATGACCGGTCGCGCCCTGGTCGACGAGGTCACCTGCAGCGCGGCCTACGAGCTCCCGGTCGATGCCGGGGTCGAGGAGCTCTGCCATCTCGCGGTCCTCGACTTCGGGATCAAGCGCAACATCCTGCGCTCGCTCTCCGCGCGTGGCGCCCGGCTCACCGTGCTGCCGGCGCGCACCCCGGCGGCCGACGTCCTTGCCCTCGACGTCGACGGCATCGTGCTCTCGAACGGGCCGGGCGATCCGGAGCCGCTCGTGGACGTCATCGCCGCGGTGCGCGAGCTCGCCGACTCCGGCCTCCCGACTTTCGGTATCTGCCTCGGGCATCAGCTGCTCGGGCTCGCGATGGGCGGCCGGACGTTCAAGCTCAAGTTCGGCCACCACGGCGGCAATCAACCCGTGGTCGACCTCGCCACGCGCGCGGTCACCATCACCAGCCAGAACCACGGCTTCGCGGTCGACCCGGACTCGCTTCCCCGGGGCTGCGTCGCGACCGAGATCAACCTGAACGACGGCACGGTGGAGGCGTTCGCGGTCACCGGACGGCCGATCCTCTCGGTGCAGTACCACCCCGAGGCAGCCCCCGGTCCGCACGACGCCAGCCCGCTCTTCGGCCGCTTCCTCGATCTCGTGGCGGCCAGGGCGCACGGCGCCCGTACCGCTCGGGTGTGA
- a CDS encoding ABC transporter permease, with translation MTASPRPPADLPTPLSGSLLYALALRFLRGRGSRLLSSTAMAALAASTLGVTAMGVAMALMTGYRGDLQKKLVGGNAAVLVYPPLELERSDRGLRLAEEIRQLPEVTRVDRVAYVQGVMATGRQEAEVTLRGAAPGAGLLQATAAELAADADGIPGVVLGVDLAHDLGAAPGDRLRLVVVAMGEGAPKFVYRTLRFAGTFSTGFSEFDREWAVAARETVAALAPEGMESLEVSVGDLDRAPAVAEAIRAQAPEGTLVTDWKELNRELFSALALQKAALFLLLGLIVLVSTFNVASSLVVLVRERRRDLGVLAALGLAPQRMRWVFLLYGGALGATGTLAGLLLAGAISWVMNRFELISFGPEIASIYFLRAVPFELTLADAGWIGLFTLGITLVSCWLPSRRALTLDPSAALRYE, from the coding sequence GTGACCGCCTCGCCGAGGCCGCCCGCGGACCTCCCGACGCCGCTCTCGGGCTCCCTGCTTTACGCTCTCGCCCTGCGCTTCCTGCGCGGGAGGGGGAGCCGGCTGCTGTCGTCGACGGCGATGGCGGCGCTCGCCGCTTCGACGCTGGGCGTCACCGCCATGGGCGTGGCGATGGCGCTGATGACCGGCTACCGCGGCGATCTGCAGAAGAAGCTCGTGGGAGGCAACGCCGCCGTCCTGGTCTATCCGCCGCTCGAGCTCGAACGCAGCGATCGCGGCCTCCGCCTGGCGGAGGAGATCCGCCAACTTCCCGAAGTGACCCGGGTCGACCGCGTGGCCTACGTACAGGGGGTGATGGCGACCGGCCGGCAGGAAGCCGAAGTGACGCTGCGCGGCGCCGCGCCGGGCGCCGGGCTCCTGCAGGCGACCGCGGCCGAGCTCGCGGCAGACGCCGACGGCATCCCCGGAGTCGTCCTCGGAGTCGATCTCGCGCACGACCTCGGCGCCGCCCCCGGAGATCGTCTGCGGCTCGTCGTGGTCGCGATGGGGGAGGGCGCGCCGAAGTTCGTCTATCGCACGCTGCGCTTCGCCGGCACCTTCTCGACCGGATTCTCGGAGTTCGACCGCGAATGGGCGGTGGCTGCGCGCGAGACGGTGGCGGCGCTCGCACCGGAGGGGATGGAGAGCCTGGAGGTGAGCGTCGGCGACCTGGATCGCGCGCCGGCGGTGGCCGAGGCGATCCGGGCGCAGGCGCCTGAGGGCACGCTGGTGACCGACTGGAAGGAGCTCAACCGTGAGCTCTTCTCGGCTCTTGCGCTGCAAAAGGCGGCGCTCTTTCTGCTCCTCGGGCTGATCGTCCTGGTCTCGACCTTCAACGTGGCGTCGAGCCTGGTGGTGCTGGTGCGCGAGCGCCGGAGGGACCTCGGTGTCCTCGCCGCCCTCGGCCTCGCGCCGCAGCGCATGCGCTGGGTTTTCCTGCTCTACGGCGGCGCACTGGGGGCGACCGGCACGCTCGCCGGGCTGCTCCTCGCGGGGGCGATCTCCTGGGTGATGAACAGGTTCGAGCTCATCTCGTTCGGCCCGGAGATCGCCTCGATCTACTTCCTGCGCGCCGTGCCGTTCGAGTTGACCCTCGCCGACGCCGGCTGGATCGGCCTGTTCACCCTCGGCATCACCCTGGTCTCGTGCTGGCTCCCCTCGCGCCGCGCCCTCACCCTCGACCCCTCCGCCGCTCTGCGCTACGAGTAG
- a CDS encoding transposase encodes MARRLRYVPPGGALFELTCRTVQGRLLLRPSALLIEITLGILARAARLFGVAVHAYAFLSNHYHLLVSVADVQQLASFMNYFNSNLAREAGRLARWREKFWGRRYQAIQVSSEESAQVSRLSYLLAQGVKEGLVASPYDWPGAHCARALAEGKTVSGFWRNRSLESKSRRKSQPLDPEASIEREQLTLAPLPCWEKLEPQVYRARIQEMIEEIEADGRQREEETGIPPLGCEAICRQDPHHEPDPIKKAPAPLVHAVAPEVRRALRRAYFSFFAAYRHASQLFRSGVREVEFPEGAFPPALPVRFAARSG; translated from the coding sequence ATGGCAAGAAGACTGCGCTACGTACCCCCCGGAGGGGCGCTGTTCGAGCTCACCTGCCGGACGGTCCAGGGTCGCCTGCTCCTGCGACCTTCGGCCCTCCTTATCGAAATCACGCTCGGCATACTCGCCCGCGCCGCGCGCCTCTTTGGAGTGGCGGTGCACGCCTACGCCTTCCTCTCCAACCACTACCACCTCCTCGTGAGTGTCGCCGACGTCCAGCAGCTCGCCTCCTTCATGAACTACTTCAACTCCAACCTCGCCCGCGAGGCCGGCCGCCTGGCGCGCTGGCGCGAGAAGTTCTGGGGGCGCAGATACCAGGCGATTCAAGTTTCCAGCGAGGAATCGGCCCAGGTGAGCCGGCTCTCCTATCTCCTGGCACAAGGCGTCAAGGAGGGGCTCGTCGCCTCGCCCTACGACTGGCCCGGAGCCCACTGCGCCCGGGCCCTCGCCGAAGGCAAGACCGTCTCCGGTTTCTGGAGAAACCGGAGCCTTGAATCCAAGTCGCGGCGCAAGAGCCAGCCCCTGGATCCGGAAGCCTCCATCGAGCGCGAGCAGCTCACGCTCGCTCCGCTGCCCTGCTGGGAGAAGCTGGAGCCTCAGGTCTATCGCGCTCGCATCCAGGAAATGATCGAGGAGATCGAGGCCGACGGGCGACAGCGCGAAGAAGAGACGGGCATTCCGCCGCTCGGTTGCGAGGCGATCTGCCGCCAGGACCCGCATCACGAGCCGGACCCGATCAAGAAAGCCCCGGCACCGCTCGTTCATGCCGTCGCGCCGGAGGTGCGGCGAGCCCTTCGCCGGGCCTACTTCAGCTTTTTCGCCGCCTACCGGCACGCATCGCAGCTGTTCCGCTCCGGGGTGCGAGAGGTCGAGTTCCCCGAAGGGGCCTTCCCCCCAGCCCTCCCGGTGCGATTTGCTGCCAGAAGCGGCTAG